A genomic window from Streptomyces broussonetiae includes:
- a CDS encoding DNA-binding transcriptional response regulator, with protein MQPTATVLVYSDDSNTREQVRLAAGRRPAPDVPLVEFVECATPAAVLRELDRGGIDVCVLDGEAVPVGGMGVCRQIKDEVFNCPPVLLLMGRPQDAWLATWSRADAAVTLPVDPVEFASSLASLLRRERLLSA; from the coding sequence ATGCAGCCGACCGCCACCGTGCTGGTCTACAGCGACGACTCCAACACCCGCGAGCAGGTACGGCTGGCAGCCGGACGCAGGCCCGCTCCTGACGTCCCCTTGGTCGAGTTCGTGGAGTGTGCGACGCCCGCGGCGGTGCTGCGCGAGCTGGACCGGGGCGGCATCGACGTGTGCGTGCTGGACGGCGAGGCCGTGCCGGTGGGGGGCATGGGGGTGTGCCGGCAGATCAAGGACGAGGTGTTCAACTGCCCGCCGGTGCTGCTCCTGATGGGCCGGCCGCAGGATGCGTGGCTGGCCACGTGGAGCCGTGCCGACGCCGCGGTCACCCTGCCGGTGGATCCCGTCGAGTTCGCCTCCTCGCTCGCCTCTCTGCTGCGGCGTGAGCGGTTGTTGAGCGCCTAG
- the ctaC gene encoding aa3-type cytochrome oxidase subunit II, giving the protein MSPNGSDRSPRRPMRRKLLQAMTAGLVLATATGCTYKDFPRLGMPTPTTEEAPRILSLWQGSWAAALAVGVLVWGLILWSAFFHRRSRTKVEVPPQTRYNMPIEALYTVVPIIIISVLFYFTARDESKLLDLSKKPDVTVNVVGFQWSWGFNYVENVPGVSGDAKTDKNLDAIPDRFKKDFPVNAGGVYDVGTPASKNPQTGNPGPTLWLPKGKTVRFVLTSRDVIHSFWVVPFLMKMDVIPGHTNSFQVTPNHEGTFLGKCAELCGVDHSRMLFNVKVVSPAAYEAHLKDLAKKGQTGYIPAGIAQTSHEKNRETNNL; this is encoded by the coding sequence GGAAGCTGCTGCAGGCAATGACCGCGGGCCTGGTCCTGGCGACCGCTACCGGTTGCACATACAAGGACTTCCCCCGCCTTGGTATGCCCACCCCGACCACGGAAGAGGCTCCGCGGATCCTCTCCCTGTGGCAGGGCTCCTGGGCTGCCGCGCTCGCCGTCGGCGTGCTGGTGTGGGGCCTGATCCTGTGGAGTGCTTTCTTCCACCGGCGCAGCCGCACCAAGGTCGAAGTACCTCCGCAGACTCGGTACAACATGCCGATCGAGGCCCTGTACACGGTGGTCCCGATCATCATCATCTCGGTGCTCTTCTACTTCACGGCCCGGGACGAGTCGAAGCTCCTGGACCTCTCCAAGAAGCCCGACGTCACGGTCAACGTGGTCGGCTTCCAGTGGAGCTGGGGCTTCAACTACGTCGAGAACGTCCCCGGTGTCTCCGGCGACGCCAAGACCGACAAGAACCTGGACGCCATTCCGGACCGGTTCAAGAAGGACTTCCCGGTGAACGCCGGCGGTGTCTACGACGTCGGTACGCCCGCCTCGAAGAACCCGCAGACGGGCAACCCCGGTCCGACGCTGTGGCTGCCCAAGGGCAAGACGGTCCGCTTCGTCCTCACCTCTCGTGACGTCATCCACTCCTTCTGGGTGGTGCCGTTCCTGATGAAGATGGACGTCATCCCGGGCCACACCAACTCGTTCCAGGTGACCCCGAACCATGAGGGCACCTTCCTCGGCAAGTGCGCCGAGCTGTGCGGCGTCGACCACTCCCGGATGCTGTTCAACGTGAAGGTCGTCTCCCCGGCAGCGTACGAGGCGCACCTCAAGGACCTCGCCAAGAAGGGGCAGACCGGTTACATTCCCGCCGGCATCGCGCAGACGAGCCACGAGAAGAACCGGGAGACGAACAACCTGTGA
- the ctaD gene encoding aa3-type cytochrome oxidase subunit I, which translates to MSILNEPQGAAAAEDSYENELPVRRKQPGNVVVKWLTTTDHKTIGTLYLVTSFAFFLIGGVMALLMRAELARPGLQIMSNEQFNQAFTMHGTIMLLMFATPLFAGFTNWIMPLQIGAPDVAFPRLNMFAYWLYLFGSTIAVGGFLTPQGAADFGWFAYSPLSDAVRSPGIGSDMWIMGLAFSGFGTILGAVNFITTIICMRAPGMTMFRMPIFVWNVLLTAVLVLLAFPVLAAALFALEADRKFGAHVFDAANGGALLWQHLFWFFGHPEVYIIALPFFGIISEVIPVFSRKPMFGYMGLVAATISIAGLSVTVWAHHMYVTGGVLLPFFSFMTFLIAVPTGVKFFNWIGTMWKGSLSFETPMLWATGFLITFTFGGLTGVILASPPMDFHVSDSYFVVAHFHYVVFGTVVFAMFSGFHFWWPKMTGKMLDERLGKITFWTLFIGFHGTFLVQHWLGAEGMPRRYADYLAADGFTALNTVSTISSFLLGLSILPFLYNVWKTAKYGKKVDVDDPWGYGRSLEWATSCPPPRHNFVTLPRIRSESPAFDLHHPEIAALEQLEHAGHGTAIAGSKEAGK; encoded by the coding sequence GTGAGCATCCTCAACGAACCCCAGGGTGCCGCGGCAGCTGAGGACTCTTACGAGAACGAGCTGCCGGTCAGGCGCAAGCAGCCCGGCAATGTCGTGGTGAAGTGGCTGACGACCACCGACCACAAGACGATCGGCACGCTCTATCTGGTCACCTCGTTCGCGTTCTTCCTGATCGGTGGCGTGATGGCGCTGCTGATGCGCGCCGAGCTGGCCCGTCCGGGCCTGCAGATCATGTCGAACGAGCAGTTCAACCAGGCGTTCACGATGCACGGCACGATCATGCTGCTGATGTTCGCGACGCCGCTGTTCGCCGGTTTCACCAACTGGATCATGCCGCTGCAGATCGGTGCGCCGGACGTGGCGTTCCCGCGGCTGAACATGTTCGCCTACTGGCTCTACCTGTTCGGCTCGACCATCGCGGTGGGCGGCTTCCTCACCCCGCAGGGCGCGGCCGACTTCGGCTGGTTCGCCTACTCCCCGCTGTCGGACGCGGTCCGCTCGCCGGGCATCGGCTCCGACATGTGGATCATGGGTCTGGCCTTCTCCGGCTTCGGCACCATCCTCGGCGCGGTCAACTTCATCACCACGATCATCTGCATGCGTGCTCCGGGCATGACCATGTTCCGCATGCCGATCTTCGTGTGGAACGTGCTGCTGACCGCCGTCCTGGTCCTGCTCGCCTTCCCGGTCCTCGCGGCCGCGCTGTTCGCCCTGGAGGCGGACCGAAAATTCGGCGCCCATGTATTCGACGCCGCAAACGGCGGAGCCTTGCTGTGGCAACACCTCTTCTGGTTCTTCGGCCATCCAGAGGTGTACATCATCGCGCTGCCGTTCTTCGGCATCATCTCCGAGGTCATTCCGGTCTTCTCGCGTAAGCCGATGTTCGGCTACATGGGTCTGGTCGCCGCGACCATCTCGATCGCCGGTCTGTCCGTGACGGTGTGGGCGCACCACATGTACGTCACCGGTGGTGTGCTGCTGCCGTTCTTCTCCTTCATGACCTTCCTGATCGCCGTACCGACCGGTGTGAAGTTCTTCAACTGGATCGGCACGATGTGGAAGGGCTCACTGTCCTTCGAGACGCCGATGCTCTGGGCGACCGGCTTCCTGATCACCTTCACGTTCGGTGGTCTGACCGGTGTCATCCTGGCCTCGCCGCCGATGGACTTCCACGTCTCCGACTCGTACTTCGTGGTGGCCCACTTCCACTACGTGGTCTTCGGTACGGTCGTCTTCGCGATGTTCTCCGGCTTCCACTTCTGGTGGCCGAAGATGACGGGCAAGATGCTGGACGAGCGCCTCGGCAAGATCACCTTCTGGACGCTGTTCATCGGCTTCCACGGCACCTTCCTGGTCCAGCACTGGCTGGGCGCCGAGGGCATGCCGCGTCGTTACGCCGACTACCTGGCGGCCGACGGCTTCACCGCCCTGAACACGGTCTCGACCATCAGCTCCTTCCTCCTCGGCCTGTCGATCCTGCCGTTCCTCTACAACGTGTGGAAGACGGCCAAGTACGGCAAGAAGGTCGACGTCGACGACCCGTGGGGCTACGGCCGTTCGCTCGAGTGGGCGACCTCCTGCCCGCCGCCGCGGCACAACTTCGTCACCCTGCCGCGGATCCGCAGCGAATCCCCGGCGTTCGACCTGCACCACCCTGAGATCGCCGCGCTCGAGCAGCTCGAGCACGCCGGTCACGGCACCGCCATCGCGGGCAGCAAGGAGGCCGGCAAGTGA
- a CDS encoding L,D-transpeptidase translates to MNHTPRTRTVVSCTLLVTALGAGVTACGSDGNPLSARPYDAADLISFSGPAGEGKRVDPDKPLEITVNDDDGRITDVTVQDATGRYVAGELAADGSRWHSTSPLAANAHYTVAVSTEDDDGAPGRKVLTFDTSNPTTRKRLTVTFGPQAGEYGVGQPITAQLDQEVKDKGQRAVIERALKVDSTPEVQGSWYWVSGKELHYRPKEYWPAHTAISVHSNLDGIKISDRLWGGPAKPLKITTGDRIEALTDAAAHQMTVYRNGAQINRIPVTTGRPGFETRNGVKVVLDKQYLVRMRGTTIGIAEGTSDSYDLLVYWATRVTWSGEYVHAAPWSVGSQGSANVSHGCTGMSTSNAQWFFKTVRDGDIVKVVNSNGRAMEPFGNGFGDWNVDWKKWSKGSALANAKTGAQAPGDVARLQPAAF, encoded by the coding sequence ATGAACCACACTCCGCGGACCCGCACCGTCGTCAGCTGCACGCTGCTGGTGACCGCCCTCGGCGCGGGCGTCACCGCCTGCGGTTCGGACGGTAATCCCCTGTCGGCCAGGCCGTACGACGCAGCGGACCTGATCTCCTTCAGCGGCCCCGCCGGTGAGGGGAAACGAGTCGATCCGGACAAGCCCCTGGAGATCACCGTCAACGACGACGACGGCCGGATCACCGACGTGACCGTCCAGGACGCCACAGGGCGCTACGTGGCGGGCGAACTCGCCGCCGACGGCAGCCGGTGGCACAGCACCTCTCCGCTGGCCGCCAACGCCCACTACACGGTCGCTGTGAGCACCGAGGACGACGACGGCGCGCCCGGCCGCAAGGTCCTCACGTTCGACACCAGCAATCCCACCACCCGTAAGCGGCTGACCGTCACGTTCGGCCCGCAGGCGGGCGAATACGGGGTCGGACAGCCCATCACGGCCCAGCTCGACCAGGAGGTCAAGGACAAGGGGCAGCGCGCCGTCATCGAGCGTGCCCTCAAAGTGGACTCCACGCCGGAGGTGCAGGGCTCCTGGTACTGGGTCAGCGGCAAGGAACTCCACTACCGGCCCAAGGAGTACTGGCCGGCCCACACCGCCATCTCGGTGCACAGCAACCTGGACGGCATCAAGATCAGCGACCGGCTGTGGGGTGGTCCTGCCAAGCCGCTGAAGATCACCACGGGCGACCGGATCGAGGCCCTCACGGACGCCGCCGCGCACCAGATGACGGTCTACCGCAACGGCGCGCAGATCAACCGGATCCCGGTCACCACGGGCAGGCCCGGCTTCGAGACCCGCAACGGCGTCAAGGTCGTCCTGGACAAGCAGTACCTCGTACGCATGCGCGGCACCACGATCGGCATCGCCGAGGGCACCTCCGACTCCTACGACCTGCTGGTCTACTGGGCCACCCGGGTGACCTGGTCCGGCGAGTACGTCCACGCCGCACCCTGGTCCGTGGGATCACAGGGCTCGGCGAACGTCAGTCACGGCTGCACGGGCATGAGTACGTCGAACGCCCAGTGGTTCTTCAAGACCGTCCGCGACGGCGACATCGTCAAGGTCGTCAACTCCAACGGCCGGGCGATGGAACCCTTCGGCAACGGCTTCGGCGACTGGAACGTCGACTGGAAGAAGTGGAGCAAGGGCAGCGCGCTGGCGAACGCGAAGACGGGTGCCCAGGCCCCCGGAGACGTGGCACGCCTGCAGCCGGCGGCGTTCTGA
- a CDS encoding cytochrome c oxidase subunit 4 has product MKIQGRMFIWLSVFILIMAIVYGVWSKEPAGTTALFLAFGLSVMIGFYLGFTARRVDAGAQDNMEADVADDAGELGFFSPHSWQPLMLGFGGAIAFLSIAVGWWLIYFAAPIIMIGLFGWVFEYYHGENRTQ; this is encoded by the coding sequence GTGAAGATCCAGGGTCGGATGTTCATCTGGCTGAGCGTCTTCATCCTGATCATGGCCATCGTGTATGGCGTGTGGTCGAAGGAGCCGGCCGGAACCACCGCGCTCTTCCTGGCCTTCGGCCTGAGCGTCATGATCGGCTTCTACCTGGGCTTCACCGCCCGGCGGGTCGACGCGGGCGCCCAGGACAACATGGAGGCCGATGTCGCGGACGACGCGGGCGAGCTGGGCTTCTTCAGCCCGCACAGCTGGCAGCCGCTCATGCTGGGCTTCGGCGGTGCGATCGCCTTCCTCAGCATCGCGGTCGGCTGGTGGCTGATCTACTTCGCCGCCCCGATCATCATGATCGGCCTGTTCGGCTGGGTGTTCGAGTACTACCACGGTGAGAACCGCACCCAGTAG
- the ctaE gene encoding aa3-type cytochrome oxidase subunit III, whose translation MSVVATATTVETGHAHPSVNRPNLTSVGTIIWLSSELMFFAALFAMYFTLRSVTGPDHWKHMAHALNVPFSATNTTILVLSSLTCQLGVFAAERGDVKKLRGWFIVTFIMGAIFIGGQIYEYTELVKKDGISLSSDPYGSVFYLTTGFHGLHVTGGLIAFLFVLGRTYAAKRFTHEQATAAIVVSYYWHFVDVVWIGLFATIYLIK comes from the coding sequence ATGTCGGTCGTGGCGACAGCAACGACAGTAGAAACTGGGCACGCGCACCCGTCGGTCAACCGGCCGAACCTCACCAGCGTCGGAACCATCATCTGGCTGAGTTCCGAGCTGATGTTCTTCGCGGCCCTCTTCGCGATGTACTTCACCCTCCGCTCGGTGACCGGACCGGATCACTGGAAGCACATGGCGCATGCGCTCAATGTGCCCTTCTCCGCGACGAACACCACGATCCTGGTGCTCTCCTCACTCACCTGCCAGCTCGGCGTGTTCGCGGCCGAGCGCGGGGACGTGAAGAAGCTCCGTGGCTGGTTCATCGTCACCTTCATCATGGGTGCGATCTTCATCGGCGGTCAGATCTACGAGTACACGGAGCTGGTGAAGAAGGACGGCATCTCGCTGTCCTCCGACCCGTACGGCTCGGTGTTCTACCTGACCACCGGCTTCCACGGTCTGCACGTGACAGGCGGCCTCATCGCCTTCCTGTTCGTCCTCGGCCGCACCTACGCGGCGAAGAGGTTCACCCACGAGCAGGCGACCGCCGCCATCGTCGTGTCCTACTACTGGCACTTCGTCGACGTGGTCTGGATCGGCCTCTTCGCCACGATCTACTTGATCAAGTAG